Genomic DNA from Deltaproteobacteria bacterium:
ACCACAGTGTCTGTGCCCGCTGCGAAACGAAGTCAGCACACGACCCGCGGTACCGACGCGTCAGTGATCTACACGAGAGCCACCCCGCCCCCGTGACGCTACCGTCTCGTCTTCTTGACAAGCGGAGCCCTTATAGGTGTTGGGCGGACCCGCAGGCACCGGGACCGACGGAGTCTTGCTCCAGTCGGTGGTCTTCATTTTTCCGTTGAACTGGCTCAGGGCATAGAACATCACCTTGCTAAGCGGCGCCTGGATGGCCTTCTTGTCCTCGGCTGTATCGTCCAGCTGAATGCGCGGAATGGCAAACGCTAGATCCGTGGAAGAGCGCACAATGGCGGAGATGCCCGCAGGAATCCTACCCTTCCAGTTGGGTCCGACGATCATGTAGAAGCCGGGCTTGGTGCCGTATTGCTTGCCGATCCTGCCAATTTCATCCGTGCGGTTGTCGTAGATCGGATAGACCCAGAAGCGCTTGCCGAAGTCCGGCACCTGGAAAACCATCGGCTCCTTGTCCAGCGCCGCAAACCCCCCGCCGTACACCACATCCTGGTTGGGGCAAACGATGAAGGACTGCTCCGCGCTGATGTAGTCGTGCAGCATTGTGAGGTCGCCAACGGGGGCCATGGGTACGACCCCGCCGAGGTAGATGCGCTCGGGCGCCTTGGCGAACGCGTCGCGACGACTGCTCGTGGCGACGAGTGGATAGCCCCAGAAGTAGGCCGTGCGCCCGACCATCTGGACATAGTCGTTGGTCATCAAGGTGCCGGACACCGGGCCAGATATTTGGGCGGCCGACTTCGGAATTGGAACCTGCGGCGATTGCGCCTGCGCGTTAGTAGATACCAGCGTGGCAACGAGCGCGGCGGTAGCAAGCTTGAGATGCATCGATTTCATTTGTCTCTCCTTCTTGTCACTACCCCCGCAACCCGAGAGCAGTTCCTGATCTCGCCTCAGAACTTCGTCAGGTTGCCCGCGGGCGGGTTCGGATACTTCTTGAGCGTCTCTTTGTATTTCTGCACCACCTCGAGCAAGGGGCCGGCCGTCCACCCGAACAGCGCGCCGACCTGAAGATCCTCGTGCGGGTCCATTTCGATGTTGTAGATCTTGGGATACCCGGCCATCGGCGCACTCGACGAGAACATACCGGGCTGGCGCTGCGGCCCGATGCCGGTCGGCTGCACATCGGTGAAGTACATACGCCATTGCTTCCACCGCACCGCCACCATATCCGCGCCGATGAAGGTCAGCAGGGTTTCGCGGTTGCCGGTCGCGCTCTTACCGAACAGCACGTCGGTCTGGTCAACCCCGTCAATCGGCCGATCCGTGGGTATCTTGCCCCCGATGATGTTCGCGAAGGTCGGGAAGAAATCCATGGTCGAGAACATCGCGTACGAGTTGGTGTCGGGCTTGACCTTGCCGGGCCAGCGGACGAAGCAGAACGTCCTGATCGATCCCTCGGTGGCTTCGCCCAGTTCCCCGCGGAACGGACCGGCGTTGCCCATGTCCGGCGTTCCCTGGTTGCCCATCTCGCGCGCCGTCTCACCCTGCGGCCCGTTGTCCGAGGCGAAGACGACCAGCGTGTTGTCATCGACGCCGAGCTCCTTCAGCGTGTCGAGAATTTGCCCGACGTGGTGATCGCCTTCCATCAGCTTGTCACCGTACTGGCCGATCCGCGACTTGCCCGCGAACTGCTTCGACGGGAGATTCGGAAAATGCCCCATCGAGAACGGCAAGTAGAGAAAGAAGGGTTTGCCTGCCGCCGTCTGTCGCTTCATGAAGTCGATGGACTTCGCCACCAGTTCAGT
This window encodes:
- a CDS encoding arylsulfatase, with amino-acid sequence MRICVQRVGLTIIAAVVLAALVGAAAPVQGAEQKPNVVFILADNVGYGDLGPYGGGESRGAPTPRIDQLAREGLRLTQYLVEPGCTPSRAALMTGQYSIRNGLSLIIVPGSESTLSKRAVTMGELFKGAGYATAIFGKWHLGAEPQSLPTAHGFDEFYGIPPDISWDSATYVDTISLTHSIDAPLDALLAKGPQIVESVARGPLHTVKPYTRDVRAEVDTELVAKSIDFMKRQTAAGKPFFLYLPFSMGHFPNLPSKQFAGKSRIGQYGDKLMEGDHHVGQILDTLKELGVDDNTLVVFASDNGPQGETAREMGNQGTPDMGNAGPFRGELGEATEGSIRTFCFVRWPGKVKPDTNSYAMFSTMDFFPTFANIIGGKIPTDRPIDGVDQTDVLFGKSATGNRETLLTFIGADMVAVRWKQWRMYFTDVQPTGIGPQRQPGMFSSSAPMAGYPKIYNIEMDPHEDLQVGALFGWTAGPLLEVVQKYKETLKKYPNPPAGNLTKF
- a CDS encoding DUF1254 domain-containing protein; the protein is MKSMHLKLATAALVATLVSTNAQAQSPQVPIPKSAAQISGPVSGTLMTNDYVQMVGRTAYFWGYPLVATSSRRDAFAKAPERIYLGGVVPMAPVGDLTMLHDYISAEQSFIVCPNQDVVYGGGFAALDKEPMVFQVPDFGKRFWVYPIYDNRTDEIGRIGKQYGTKPGFYMIVGPNWKGRIPAGISAIVRSSTDLAFAIPRIQLDDTAEDKKAIQAPLSKVMFYALSQFNGKMKTTDWSKTPSVPVPAGPPNTYKGSACQEDETVASRGRGGSRVDH